One segment of Parvularcula sp. IMCC14364 DNA contains the following:
- a CDS encoding uroporphyrinogen-III synthase produces the protein MTRPETDAAAFSALLQQHGMIPVHAPMITINFQPQAIPDLSDTSHLVFTSSNGVRAFCRIIQERIWPVFAVGSTTADAAKAAGFDLAGIAQGSVESLSDVIIEETDPNARLTHIAGTHIAGDLSSALERGGRHYERAILYEAVASESLAEDIQGMLRGQKLFAATFFSARTAKIFLSLLQKYDLIDTLQHIRLVVISEAVAKVFPDNAAPQILIASSPDQHAMIDILNPART, from the coding sequence GTGACCCGCCCAGAAACGGATGCGGCAGCATTTTCTGCGCTATTGCAGCAGCATGGTATGATTCCGGTTCACGCGCCGATGATCACCATCAACTTTCAGCCGCAAGCCATACCGGATTTGTCCGACACATCTCATCTTGTTTTTACATCCTCAAATGGTGTGAGGGCTTTTTGCAGGATCATACAGGAACGTATCTGGCCGGTTTTCGCTGTTGGCAGCACAACGGCTGATGCGGCCAAGGCAGCAGGGTTTGATCTGGCCGGTATTGCACAGGGATCGGTTGAAAGCCTGTCAGATGTTATCATCGAAGAGACAGACCCAAATGCCAGGCTCACGCACATAGCAGGCACACATATCGCTGGTGACCTTTCCAGCGCGCTTGAACGTGGCGGGCGACATTATGAGCGTGCAATATTATATGAGGCCGTTGCCAGTGAAAGTCTCGCTGAGGACATTCAGGGCATGTTGCGTGGGCAGAAGCTTTTTGCGGCGACATTCTTTTCGGCAAGGACTGCGAAGATATTTCTGTCCCTCCTGCAAAAATATGATCTGATAGACACACTGCAGCACATCAGGTTGGTCGTCATAAGTGAAGCGGTGGCAAAAGTTTTTCCGGATAACGCGGCCCCGCAAATTTTGATTGCCAGTAGCCCGGATCAACACGCCATGATTGACATTCTGAATCCAGCCCGCACATAA
- the hemC gene encoding hydroxymethylbilane synthase, with product MSAEISLRLASRKSPLAVRQAVLMRSKLARHLSISETDYNDRLAIKTYVTQGDRRLAGSLAAIGGKGLFTKEIEHALLSGEADIAVHSMKDMPAEMPKGLVTAAVPAREDPRDAFISEMADKPWDLPENSVFGTSSVRRAAQLLYRRPDLRIVPLRGNVDRRLQKLKEGQADATLLAEAGLRRLDKVDLTRTVLEPEEMLPAVGQGVLCVQMREGDDRLPLVQAALACLDTSIVSSAERAFLHRLDGSCQTPIAGLAIMSGHQLNFTAQLLTLDGQQELTLRESLTLERSTVADQLEVARKFGISLADRIFAEAPQAIQEIVRAA from the coding sequence ATGTCAGCCGAAATATCTCTCAGACTGGCTTCAAGGAAGTCTCCCCTGGCGGTGCGTCAGGCCGTGTTGATGCGATCAAAGCTAGCGCGGCATTTGAGCATATCCGAAACAGACTATAATGATCGTTTGGCTATCAAAACATACGTTACGCAAGGTGACAGACGGCTGGCTGGTTCGTTGGCGGCTATAGGTGGCAAGGGCCTTTTTACAAAAGAGATCGAGCACGCATTATTGAGCGGTGAGGCTGACATTGCTGTGCATTCCATGAAAGATATGCCGGCTGAAATGCCGAAAGGTCTCGTGACTGCTGCAGTTCCGGCGCGGGAAGACCCGCGCGATGCTTTCATTTCCGAGATGGCAGATAAGCCATGGGATCTACCAGAAAATTCGGTATTTGGTACATCTTCTGTGCGCCGTGCTGCGCAGCTTCTTTACCGCCGTCCGGATTTGCGCATTGTTCCCCTGCGCGGCAATGTGGACCGCCGATTACAGAAGCTGAAGGAAGGCCAGGCTGATGCAACGCTTCTTGCGGAGGCGGGCTTGCGGCGCCTTGATAAGGTTGACCTAACAAGGACCGTTCTGGAGCCGGAAGAAATGCTACCCGCTGTTGGTCAGGGGGTTCTCTGTGTCCAGATGCGTGAAGGCGATGACCGATTACCGCTGGTTCAGGCAGCTCTTGCCTGTTTGGATACAAGCATCGTCAGCAGTGCGGAGCGGGCGTTTCTCCATCGTCTCGATGGCTCATGTCAGACTCCCATTGCCGGGTTGGCCATTATGTCAGGGCATCAGCTTAATTTCACGGCACAGTTGCTCACGTTGGATGGTCAGCAGGAACTGACGCTTCGCGAAAGCCTGACACTCGAACGGTCAACCGTGGCTGATCAGCTTGAAGTGGCCCGGAAGTTTGGCATCAGTCTGGCCGACAGGATTTTCGCTGAGGCCCCGCAGGCAATACAGGAAATCGTCAGGGCAGCATGA
- the tsaD gene encoding tRNA (adenosine(37)-N6)-threonylcarbamoyltransferase complex transferase subunit TsaD, whose translation MTVLGIETSCDETAAAVVQLSDQGRTEVLSNVIYTQATEHEGFGGIVPELAARAHVERADQITSDALKDAGILDVSQLDGVAATSGPGLIGGVMVGMMTAKAISLSHAIPFIPVNHLEGHALSARLTDDVPFPYLLLLVSGGHTQLLLVSGVGQYRRLGTTIDDAAGEAFDKTAKLLNLGQPGGPKVEDAARSGNDERFAFPRPLHQRDDCDFSLSGLKTAVRVVAERITDLTQQDRADISACFQRAAARHLSHKTLGAMKIAERSGVKTLVLAGGVAANNVIRQHFDEIVQARDWKMVVPPAKYCTDNGAMIALAGAEQIRARGIPDQTKAMELAPRPRWPLDSNPEGARHGGGKKGPKA comes from the coding sequence ATAACTGTCCTCGGAATTGAGACAAGCTGTGATGAAACGGCTGCCGCTGTGGTGCAACTTTCGGATCAAGGCAGGACGGAGGTGCTTTCCAACGTCATTTATACGCAAGCGACTGAACATGAAGGCTTTGGCGGCATTGTCCCGGAACTCGCTGCCCGGGCACATGTCGAGCGGGCAGATCAGATCACCAGTGACGCCTTGAAGGACGCCGGCATTCTGGATGTCAGTCAACTTGACGGCGTTGCTGCAACATCTGGTCCCGGCCTTATCGGCGGGGTCATGGTCGGCATGATGACGGCTAAAGCCATATCCTTGTCACACGCCATACCGTTTATCCCCGTCAATCACCTTGAAGGGCATGCACTTTCTGCAAGGCTGACCGATGATGTGCCCTTCCCATATCTTTTGTTGCTCGTGTCAGGCGGTCATACCCAGTTATTGCTGGTCTCCGGCGTCGGTCAGTATAGGCGGCTTGGCACCACGATTGATGATGCCGCCGGAGAAGCATTTGATAAAACTGCCAAACTCCTCAATCTGGGTCAACCAGGTGGACCCAAGGTTGAAGACGCTGCGCGCAGCGGGAATGATGAACGATTTGCGTTTCCGCGACCTCTACACCAAAGAGATGATTGTGACTTCTCTCTTTCCGGCCTGAAAACAGCTGTTCGTGTAGTTGCCGAAAGAATCACTGATCTCACACAGCAGGACAGGGCAGATATTTCTGCCTGCTTTCAGCGCGCTGCCGCGCGCCACCTTTCACACAAAACACTCGGTGCCATGAAAATTGCCGAGCGAAGCGGGGTCAAAACTCTGGTGCTGGCTGGCGGTGTTGCCGCCAACAATGTGATCAGGCAACATTTCGATGAAATCGTTCAAGCACGAGATTGGAAAATGGTCGTTCCGCCTGCGAAATATTGTACTGATAATGGTGCGATGATCGCTCTGGCTGGAGCAGAGCAGATCCGAGCCAGAGGCATACCAGACCAGACCAAAGCGATGGAACTTGCACCGCGCCCTCGCTGGCC